The following coding sequences lie in one Rutidosis leptorrhynchoides isolate AG116_Rl617_1_P2 chromosome 6, CSIRO_AGI_Rlap_v1, whole genome shotgun sequence genomic window:
- the LOC139853947 gene encoding uncharacterized protein yields the protein MSKFELFRMKSFWGNYAFNYACSLSLGFSGGIISIWDPNYFVKERIWYDDNYVIVKGKCHEGAFGLFGDMIEVRFECERFDLMLDAPPRGHFHHWPIYLHDMNFDYGPNPFKLLHSWTNMDGFDALINGVIVVPEYLDKFELHDKLKVLKNAIKPWVEITRSGAHNRIHVVNERLKVIKTKVDDHSVMETELQERVNLMAELAALYDNEEKDVIQKAKVKWDVEGDDNSKFFHGLQKQRRCKQSISGVSLNGIWITDPPLVKNAFKEYYKFKFRREQLDGVFPNFSLEYWLSLDDNQLLEAPITELEIRTAAWNCGNEKSPGPDGFTFF from the exons ATGTCAAAATTTGAATTATTTCGTATGAAATCTTTTTGGGGTAATTATGCATTCAATTACGCTTGTAGCTTATCACTAGGATTTTCAGGTGGCATTATTTCTATATGGGATCCGAATTATTTTGTTAAGGAACGGATTTGGTATGACGATAATTATGTTATTGTCAAAGGAAAATG TCACGAGGGTGCATTTGGTCTCTTTGGTGATATGATTGAAGTTAGATTCGAATGTGAACGGTTTG ATTTGATGTTAGATGCTCCTCCTCGGGGCCATTTCCATCATTGGCCTATTTATCTACATGATATGAATTTTGATTACGGGCCAAATCCATTTAAGTTGCTTCATTCGTGGACGAATATGGATGGCTTTGATGCATTGATTAACGGGGTGATTGTGGTTCCTGAATACCTAGACAAGTTTGAGTTACATGACAAACTAAAAGTCTTGAAAAATGCTATTAAACCATGGGTTGAAATTACAAGATCAGGAGCTCATAATAGAATCCATGTGGTTAATGAAAGATTGAAAGTCATTAAAACGAAAGTAGATGATCATTCTGTTATGGAGACTGAACTTCAAGAAAGAGTGAACTTAATGGCCGAACTTGCTGCTCTATATGATAATGAGGAGAAAGACGTTATTCAAAAGGCTAAAGTGAAGTGGGATGTGGAAGGGGATGATAACTCGAAATTTTTTCATGGTTTACAAAAACAACGAAGGTGTAAACAATCTATTTCGGGAGTATCATTGAATGGGATTTGGATTACGGATCCTCCATTGGTTAAGAATGCGTTCAAAGAGTATTACAAATTCAAATTTAGAAGGGAGCAGCTTGATGGTGTTTTCCCTAATTTCAGTCTTGAGTATTGGCTATCGTTGGATGATAATCAGTTGCTCGAAGCTCCGATCACTGAGCTTGAAATCCGGACAGCAGCCTGGAATTGTGGGAACGAAAAATCCCCAGGTCCAGACGGGTTTACGTTCTTTTAA